One genomic region from Spirosoma sp. KCTC 42546 encodes:
- a CDS encoding Rieske 2Fe-2S domain-containing protein, protein MTRFEFLKSMGFTGAALMAAMTSCIREEDTVVDALTLAGTTTPTSTTTPTSTTTTSSTTTPTSATTNGTDLTKITNRLLTIDLTASAAAALKTVGGYIAQSGIVVAQSSSGTYIAVTQTCSHEPKKAIIFNKTEFYCTQHGARFDLTGKGKNSFGSKGLTVYKTATDGKTLVVYS, encoded by the coding sequence ATGACTCGCTTCGAATTTCTGAAATCGATGGGCTTTACCGGTGCCGCGTTGATGGCGGCCATGACGTCCTGCATCCGGGAAGAAGATACCGTAGTTGATGCCCTGACACTGGCTGGCACAACTACACCTACCTCAACTACAACACCTACATCGACCACAACAACGTCAAGTACAACAACACCTACATCCGCAACGACGAACGGCACAGACTTAACTAAAATCACCAATCGGCTTCTAACAATCGACCTCACCGCTTCAGCAGCTGCGGCCCTCAAAACAGTGGGTGGCTATATAGCCCAGAGTGGTATTGTGGTTGCACAATCCAGTTCTGGTACCTATATCGCCGTAACACAAACCTGCAGTCATGAACCGAAGAAGGCCATTATTTTCAACAAAACTGAATTTTATTGTACGCAACACGGCGCCCGCTTTGATTTGACCGGTAAGGGTAAAAATAGCTTTGGCAGCAAAGGCCTTACCGTTTATAAGACGGCTACCGATGGCAAAACACTTGTTGTTTATAGCTAG
- a CDS encoding glycoside hydrolase N-terminal domain-containing protein, with protein sequence MKQICLLTFLLVFPFLLFAQSNLKLWYNQPAAIWTEALPVGNGRIGAMVFGRVEEELIQLNESTLWSGGPVSGPVNPESPTYLPQVRQALDREDYKEAIALAKKMQGLYTQSYMPLGDLVLKQELKGAKPSAYYRDLDIQKAISITRFTVNGTEYKREIFSSSPDQVMVIRLTASKPGQLTFDASTKSQLRFQNVRNGSSEWIMKGKAPSQVDPNYYSPKDREHVMYEDVSGCKGMRFQLRIKALNKGGTVQTDTSGIHVRNASEVVLLVTATTSFNGYDKCPDKDGKDENKLAEEIIRKATGTPFLTLLSSHIADYQSYFNRFSFQLTDTTTTNANATLPSDLRLEGYSKGAYDPGLETLYCQYGRYLLISSSRVQGVPANLQGIWNKELRAPWSSNYTININTQMNYWPVEVTNLSELHLPLLSFIGSLAKNGVGVAREFYNMHGWVAHHNTDIWAIANPVGDKGQGDPKWANWNQGAGWLSQHLFEHYRFTGDKKFLKESAYPIMKGAALFYLDWLIEDKEGYLIVSPSVSPENDFIDAKGQHSPISVATTMDMSIMWDLFTNLIDASTVLNIEPEFRQLLIEKRKKFYPLHIGHKGNLQEWNKDWEDVDPQHRHVSHLFGLHPGRQIAPVTTPNFAAAAKKTLEIRGDAGTGWSRAWKINFWARLLDGNHAYILLRELLNYTSETATNYSSRGGGGTYPNFFDAHPPFQIDGNFGGTAGMAEMLIQSHLDDIHLLAALPDAWKEGNVTGLKARGGFEIGIRWKNHRLTTATIKALNGGLCAIRTARPVKIKGIQAVSKQTNVGYITSFTTQKGEGYEIVGL encoded by the coding sequence ATGAAACAAATTTGCCTGCTTACTTTTTTACTTGTTTTTCCATTCCTTCTGTTTGCTCAATCAAATCTCAAACTATGGTACAACCAGCCTGCTGCGATCTGGACTGAGGCTTTGCCAGTTGGTAATGGACGCATCGGCGCAATGGTCTTCGGACGGGTAGAGGAGGAGCTGATCCAACTCAATGAAAGTACGCTCTGGTCCGGTGGACCCGTGAGTGGACCTGTTAACCCAGAATCACCAACGTATCTGCCGCAGGTTCGGCAGGCGCTGGATCGGGAAGATTACAAAGAAGCTATTGCGCTGGCTAAAAAGATGCAGGGACTGTATACCCAATCGTACATGCCACTGGGCGATCTGGTTTTGAAACAAGAGCTTAAAGGGGCAAAACCCTCCGCTTATTACCGCGATCTGGATATTCAGAAAGCCATTTCTATAACACGCTTTACGGTGAACGGTACCGAATACAAACGGGAAATCTTTAGCTCATCTCCAGACCAGGTCATGGTGATTCGATTGACGGCCAGCAAACCCGGACAGCTTACGTTCGATGCCAGTACAAAAAGTCAGTTGCGTTTCCAGAACGTGCGCAACGGAAGTAGTGAATGGATTATGAAAGGCAAGGCCCCTTCGCAGGTCGACCCCAACTATTACAGTCCCAAAGACCGGGAGCATGTTATGTACGAAGACGTAAGTGGGTGTAAAGGAATGCGCTTTCAGCTACGTATAAAAGCACTGAATAAAGGCGGGACAGTGCAGACCGATACATCCGGTATTCATGTTCGTAATGCATCGGAGGTTGTGCTACTGGTAACGGCAACCACTAGTTTCAACGGCTATGACAAGTGTCCGGATAAGGATGGAAAGGATGAGAATAAACTGGCAGAAGAAATTATCCGCAAAGCAACCGGAACGCCTTTTTTAACCCTGTTAAGTAGTCATATTGCGGACTATCAGTCGTATTTTAATCGGTTTTCGTTTCAGCTTACCGATACAACAACTACGAATGCTAATGCTACGCTACCTTCTGACCTTCGTTTAGAGGGTTATAGTAAGGGCGCTTATGACCCCGGACTGGAAACCTTGTACTGCCAATATGGGCGGTATCTGCTCATTTCCAGTTCTCGGGTGCAGGGTGTTCCAGCCAATTTACAGGGTATCTGGAACAAAGAATTACGCGCTCCCTGGAGTTCCAACTATACCATCAATATCAACACCCAGATGAATTACTGGCCGGTGGAGGTCACTAATCTATCCGAGCTTCATCTACCATTGCTGAGCTTTATAGGTTCACTAGCAAAGAATGGAGTGGGTGTTGCCAGGGAGTTTTACAACATGCACGGCTGGGTAGCTCACCATAACACCGACATCTGGGCCATTGCCAACCCCGTAGGAGACAAAGGGCAGGGCGATCCGAAATGGGCGAACTGGAATCAGGGAGCTGGATGGCTAAGTCAGCACCTTTTCGAGCATTACCGATTTACGGGCGACAAAAAATTCCTGAAAGAAAGCGCGTACCCCATTATGAAAGGGGCTGCACTGTTTTATCTGGATTGGCTTATTGAAGATAAAGAAGGATACTTAATTGTATCACCATCTGTATCGCCGGAGAATGATTTCATTGATGCAAAGGGGCAACACTCCCCTATATCAGTGGCCACAACGATGGACATGTCGATTATGTGGGATTTGTTCACCAACCTGATCGATGCATCTACTGTTTTAAACATCGAGCCTGAATTCCGCCAGCTATTGATCGAGAAACGAAAAAAGTTTTACCCGCTTCACATCGGCCATAAGGGTAACCTCCAGGAGTGGAATAAGGACTGGGAAGATGTAGACCCACAACACCGGCACGTGTCGCATTTATTTGGCTTACATCCTGGTCGACAAATTGCTCCCGTTACGACGCCCAATTTTGCTGCTGCAGCTAAGAAAACACTGGAAATTAGAGGTGATGCCGGAACGGGTTGGAGCCGCGCCTGGAAAATAAACTTTTGGGCGCGACTATTAGATGGGAACCATGCCTATATCCTGCTTCGTGAACTACTGAATTACACCAGTGAAACAGCCACCAATTATTCGAGTAGAGGTGGAGGGGGCACTTATCCAAACTTTTTCGATGCCCATCCTCCCTTTCAGATCGACGGAAACTTTGGTGGTACAGCAGGCATGGCCGAGATGCTGATCCAGAGCCATCTGGACGATATTCATTTGCTGGCGGCTCTGCCCGATGCCTGGAAAGAAGGAAACGTAACAGGGCTAAAAGCTCGGGGTGGCTTTGAAATTGGTATTCGCTGGAAAAACCACCGTCTGACCACGGCCACTATAAAAGCGCTCAATGGTGGTCTCTGTGCAATCAGAACCGCCCGGCCCGTGAAAATAAAGGGTATTCAGGCTGTGTCAAAGCAAACTAATGTAGGCTACATTACTTCGTTCACTACACAAAAAGGGGAAGGCTACGAGATAGTGGGTTTATAA
- a CDS encoding DUF4270 family protein has protein sequence MRTLWYAGLLLLTGIVLFSCQSGDLSVGQSVINPQELVVQSVDTLTLQTSTVMRPDSFLTSGDNNIVVGRWKDPQTGTMTARCFAAINYASNSFLGQTNQQLDSLVLELTYAYVYGDTTTAFNVSVHTLNKPLVYQAYYNTNSVAYDSKPYFQKTVLPQPLTLTRKISFRMPADISQSFYNKLVNGDIVDATTLAEFIPGFAINCNASGNTFAGFVAASSGLRLYYHATDVNLTQSNLLFPMSAGYFTQLTNDLSGTPLSALKNRSDAVSSRLTNNTTFIVPGAFLQTRLEIPYLDQFARPDGFADLNKAVLVISPIRTTLRDNSTPPTNLALFFTNIQNDILPSALPGGSGGTSSAIAQYGLQASSIYGIGPDPGALPLVDSYTFDLTYYIGQIIKRKLPNQPLLVTIPTDTQLGRSLTLLDRLQRVTIGDQQKANDQLKVQLFLTSGS, from the coding sequence ATGCGTACTCTCTGGTACGCCGGTTTGCTACTGCTGACCGGTATAGTGCTATTTTCCTGTCAATCGGGCGATCTCAGCGTAGGACAGTCGGTCATCAATCCTCAGGAACTGGTGGTGCAATCTGTTGACACGTTGACGTTACAAACCTCGACGGTGATGAGACCGGATTCATTCCTCACCTCTGGTGATAATAATATAGTGGTTGGTCGCTGGAAGGACCCACAAACCGGTACCATGACAGCCCGATGCTTTGCGGCCATTAATTACGCCAGCAATTCTTTTTTAGGACAAACCAACCAACAACTAGACTCGTTAGTGCTGGAGCTTACTTATGCTTATGTGTATGGAGATACCACCACTGCGTTTAATGTGAGTGTACATACGTTGAACAAGCCTCTGGTTTATCAGGCCTATTACAATACAAACTCGGTGGCATATGATAGTAAGCCCTATTTCCAGAAAACCGTTCTCCCTCAGCCACTGACACTCACCCGAAAAATATCATTTCGGATGCCTGCCGATATTTCACAGTCATTTTATAACAAGCTGGTCAATGGTGATATTGTAGATGCAACGACATTAGCCGAGTTCATACCTGGCTTTGCTATCAACTGTAATGCTTCGGGTAATACGTTTGCTGGTTTTGTAGCCGCTTCCAGCGGCTTACGGCTCTATTATCATGCTACTGACGTCAACCTAACACAGTCCAATCTCTTATTCCCAATGTCGGCGGGCTACTTTACCCAGCTAACGAATGATCTTAGTGGTACCCCATTAAGTGCCCTGAAAAACCGATCGGATGCTGTCAGTAGTCGTTTGACGAATAACACGACATTTATTGTTCCTGGTGCCTTTCTGCAAACCCGACTGGAGATTCCTTACCTGGATCAGTTTGCCAGACCCGATGGTTTTGCCGATCTTAATAAAGCCGTGCTGGTAATCAGCCCCATTCGAACAACCTTGAGGGATAATTCTACTCCTCCAACCAATCTGGCACTCTTTTTTACTAACATTCAGAATGATATTTTGCCGAGTGCGCTACCGGGCGGATCCGGAGGAACCTCATCGGCCATTGCCCAATATGGTCTACAAGCCTCTTCCATATATGGAATTGGCCCTGATCCGGGTGCTTTACCCCTTGTTGATTCCTACACATTCGATCTAACTTATTATATCGGTCAGATTATCAAGCGCAAACTTCCCAATCAGCCTCTACTAGTAACGATTCCGACAGATACCCAACTGGGAAGATCGCTTACCTTACTAGATCGGCTCCAGCGGGTAACAATTGGCGACCAGCAGAAGGCAAACGATCAATTAAAAGTGCAGTTATTCCTGACGTCAGGATCGTAA
- a CDS encoding DUF4907 domain-containing protein: MTNNSQLQSRPSLVRLGLILFLISLAVMTTYLVYKRQPHYQVQVIKTAGGWGYDILNNNKLVIHQPTIPGQPGLVGFPSQEQAHRVGDWVVQKIQQTEAMPTLTNEDLRQLGVTIP, from the coding sequence ATGACGAACAATTCTCAACTACAGTCCCGGCCATCGTTAGTCCGGCTGGGTCTGATTCTGTTCCTGATTAGTTTAGCTGTTATGACTACCTACCTGGTCTATAAACGGCAGCCACATTATCAGGTTCAGGTCATTAAAACAGCTGGTGGTTGGGGCTATGATATATTGAATAACAATAAGCTGGTCATTCATCAACCTACTATACCGGGGCAACCTGGTTTAGTAGGCTTTCCCAGCCAGGAACAGGCTCATCGGGTTGGCGATTGGGTAGTTCAGAAAATACAGCAAACGGAGGCAATGCCTACGTTGACAAATGAAGACTTACGCCAGTTAGGCGTAACAATCCCCTGA
- a CDS encoding kelch repeat-containing protein, with the protein MIHLPFRFLSAKSSQSKSVSSETSLSNATKKTKRVNWILGLIGIGWAGLLVGCNNSTTVDILGDWNSRSELEGPARFGAASFVVGTIAYMGTGTDVSNNRLKDFWAYDASRNAWTQKADFAGVARNLGVGFAVGTNGYIGTGLDANSTRLKDFWQYNPTTNTWKAVADFGGTARQTATAFAIGTKGYVTCGFDGNYLKDMWAYDPTANAWTKVASYGGSKRVGAVSFVINNMAYVGTGNNNNSNQLDWYVYDPAQDLWTQKLNFITDQTSIARSYAVGFAINGKGYITCGDASTKDVWEYDPGADTWTTRGVFEGATRTYAVGWSINNKGYVTTGANSSSRFDDLWDFDPTVIQVIP; encoded by the coding sequence ATGATTCATTTACCATTTCGATTTCTTTCGGCTAAGTCCTCCCAGTCGAAATCTGTATCATCTGAGACTTCTCTCTCTAACGCTACCAAGAAGACCAAACGCGTCAACTGGATACTGGGTCTGATCGGCATAGGCTGGGCAGGACTCCTCGTTGGTTGCAACAACTCCACCACAGTGGACATTCTGGGCGACTGGAATTCACGATCTGAACTAGAAGGCCCTGCCCGCTTTGGCGCTGCCAGTTTCGTTGTGGGCACAATTGCTTACATGGGAACAGGGACCGACGTCAGCAATAACCGTCTGAAAGATTTCTGGGCTTATGACGCGAGTCGGAATGCCTGGACCCAGAAGGCTGATTTTGCAGGTGTTGCCCGCAATCTAGGTGTTGGATTTGCTGTTGGCACCAATGGCTATATTGGCACAGGGCTTGATGCCAATTCTACCCGACTAAAGGATTTCTGGCAGTATAATCCAACAACCAACACCTGGAAAGCAGTTGCTGATTTTGGTGGAACGGCTCGTCAAACAGCAACAGCCTTTGCCATTGGCACCAAAGGCTATGTAACCTGCGGATTCGATGGTAACTACCTGAAGGATATGTGGGCGTACGATCCTACGGCTAATGCCTGGACGAAAGTAGCCAGCTATGGCGGCTCGAAACGTGTTGGTGCGGTTTCTTTTGTTATTAATAACATGGCTTATGTGGGAACCGGTAACAACAATAATTCAAATCAGTTGGATTGGTATGTATATGACCCAGCACAGGATTTGTGGACGCAAAAACTCAACTTCATTACCGACCAGACGAGCATTGCCCGTAGCTATGCCGTTGGGTTCGCTATTAATGGGAAAGGGTATATAACTTGCGGTGACGCATCTACCAAAGATGTCTGGGAATACGATCCAGGTGCTGATACATGGACCACACGCGGTGTATTTGAAGGGGCTACCCGAACTTATGCGGTGGGCTGGTCGATTAACAACAAGGGATATGTTACAACGGGGGCAAACAGCTCGAGTCGCTTCGACGATTTATGGGATTTTGATCCAACCGTTATCCAAGTTATTCCCTGA
- a CDS encoding S41 family peptidase: protein MNYVFKGTNRLHPFRNWSIQYLLIAGFLLTLAGCKKSTDDVTPQPSVSTSENQTIDSWILSNMREVYYWNDKIPANPDTTLAPDVFFDSILNTYNATTNPTGDRFSWIENDANTLTAELSGQTTTTGMEYNLYLRATGSTGVIAQVLYVLPGSPAALAGIKRGDIISKVNGQSLSTTNYSDLLFSGTSFTFGFASVSGSTLVDTDKTISVTATTFQENPVFLDSVYTVGSKKVGYLVYNQFVPGANGSTADEYDKQVDAVFASFKAQGVNELVLDLRYNPGGYTSSSANLASLIGKGVSSSKLYFREEWNTTITPLLQQEYGASFFVQNFIDKSQNIGSNLSRVFVLTTDQTASASELIINGLRPYMTVTTIGSTTYGKNVGSITITDDTGKIKWGMQPIVFKSYNSAGQSDYSTGFTPNIEVDEPINLLPLGDTNEALLTTALGQISGSVASGRRATESGNPLITFGSSIQRKAGGHSMIRQLKSLKF, encoded by the coding sequence ATGAATTATGTATTTAAAGGAACAAACCGTTTACATCCCTTCCGAAATTGGTCAATTCAGTATCTTCTGATAGCTGGTTTCCTACTCACACTGGCGGGATGTAAAAAAAGTACGGACGATGTTACGCCACAACCATCCGTATCAACCAGTGAGAACCAAACCATTGACTCCTGGATTCTATCGAACATGCGGGAAGTGTATTACTGGAACGACAAAATTCCAGCAAACCCAGATACAACGCTGGCACCCGATGTATTTTTCGACTCCATCCTGAATACCTACAACGCCACCACTAACCCTACTGGTGACCGTTTCTCGTGGATTGAAAACGATGCAAATACCTTAACGGCGGAATTAAGTGGGCAAACCACAACGACGGGTATGGAGTACAATCTTTACCTACGGGCAACGGGTTCTACGGGGGTTATCGCCCAGGTCCTGTACGTATTACCTGGTTCTCCGGCAGCACTCGCCGGAATAAAACGGGGTGACATCATCTCGAAAGTAAACGGGCAGTCCCTGTCCACCACCAATTATTCGGATCTGTTGTTTTCTGGGACATCCTTTACATTTGGATTTGCCAGTGTAAGTGGATCAACGCTGGTTGATACAGACAAAACAATTAGCGTTACCGCGACTACATTTCAGGAAAACCCGGTATTTCTGGATTCAGTCTATACCGTTGGTAGCAAAAAAGTGGGCTATTTAGTCTATAATCAGTTTGTGCCGGGTGCGAATGGAAGCACTGCCGATGAATATGACAAGCAGGTCGATGCCGTATTTGCCAGCTTTAAAGCACAGGGCGTGAATGAACTGGTTCTGGACTTACGCTATAATCCAGGCGGTTATACCTCATCGTCAGCGAACCTGGCCAGCCTGATTGGCAAAGGCGTTAGCTCCAGCAAACTCTACTTCCGGGAAGAATGGAATACTACCATTACACCCCTACTGCAACAGGAATATGGGGCTAGCTTCTTTGTGCAGAACTTCATCGACAAGTCACAGAATATCGGCAGCAATCTCTCGCGTGTATTTGTGCTCACCACCGACCAGACAGCCTCTGCCAGTGAGCTCATTATCAATGGCTTACGTCCGTATATGACGGTAACAACCATTGGCTCAACAACCTATGGTAAAAACGTAGGCTCCATCACAATTACGGATGATACGGGCAAGATTAAATGGGGTATGCAGCCTATTGTGTTCAAATCATACAATAGTGCAGGACAGTCTGACTATTCAACGGGCTTCACCCCCAATATAGAAGTCGATGAACCCATCAATTTATTACCACTGGGCGACACGAATGAAGCATTGCTGACAACTGCCCTCGGTCAAATTTCAGGAAGTGTTGCTAGTGGGCGTCGGGCAACGGAAAGTGGGAATCCGCTCATAACTTTTGGATCATCCATTCAACGCAAGGCAGGTGGGCATTCGATGATTCGTCAACTGAAGAGTCTTAAATTTTAA
- a CDS encoding gluconate 2-dehydrogenase subunit 3 family protein: MAGAVGGLISLPAWANGWTTETVVSSRQILSGSQTELLAEMVETIIPVTSTPGAKALNVHQFVQKMVADCYPKSAQENLSKGLDSLNDLAQKSFAKPFTGGDTTQRTALLTQLSQSTDSAQKDFYSLVKNLTIRGYMSSEYVMTNLTHYEFIPGRYHGCVPVPAKTVSQGK, encoded by the coding sequence ATGGCTGGTGCCGTTGGTGGGTTAATTAGCCTGCCTGCCTGGGCCAACGGCTGGACAACCGAAACAGTTGTCTCGAGCCGGCAAATCCTGTCTGGAAGTCAGACTGAGCTTCTGGCTGAGATGGTCGAAACGATTATCCCGGTTACCAGTACACCCGGTGCAAAGGCACTGAATGTTCACCAGTTTGTACAGAAAATGGTGGCAGATTGCTATCCGAAATCCGCACAGGAAAATCTCAGCAAAGGGCTCGACTCATTGAATGATCTGGCCCAGAAATCGTTCGCTAAACCCTTTACCGGGGGAGATACCACTCAACGGACCGCTCTCTTAACCCAATTGTCGCAATCGACCGATTCGGCACAGAAAGATTTTTACTCATTGGTGAAGAACCTCACTATTCGAGGCTATATGAGTTCAGAATACGTGATGACTAACCTCACACACTATGAATTTATTCCGGGACGCTATCATGGCTGTGTTCCGGTACCTGCTAAAACTGTATCTCAAGGAAAATAA
- a CDS encoding GMC oxidoreductase → MSYLNIDAQAQNTYDAIVIGSGISGGWAAKELTGKGLRTLVLERGRDVRHVTDYPTTNKQPWEFEHRNQLRQEVREANPIISKCYAFYEGTEQFFVKDAEHPYVQDKPFDWIRGYQVGGKSLMWARQTQRWSDFDFEGPARDGFAVDWPIRYADIAPWYSYVERFAGITGNKDGLATLPDGEFLPPHEWNCVEKHFQQKVAAKYKDRHVIMGRAAHLTQPQPIHFQQGRAQCQHRTICERGCPFGGYFSSNSSTIPWAAKTGKMTLRPNSVVHSIIYDEKKGRATGVRVIDANTKQMQEFYARIIFLNAAALNSNLVLLNSTSNRFPNGLGNDSGILGKYAAFHNYRAGISGEYDGNLDSTTDGRRPNSPYIPRFRNVLKQETNFLRGYASGFSAGRISRSDQSGVGADLKENLLNPKLGGWYVGSHMMGETIPKETNYLALDPSLKDPFGIPQLKISIAYDDNDDKMVKDYQEQLTEMFTEAGFKNIRVRDSHAAPGLDIHEMGGVRMGKDPKTSMLNKWNQLHAVKNVFVTDGACMTSTSTQNPSLTYMALTARAADYAVKAMKKGLV, encoded by the coding sequence ATGTCCTATTTAAACATAGACGCACAAGCCCAAAATACCTACGATGCCATTGTCATTGGCTCAGGCATAAGTGGGGGTTGGGCTGCTAAAGAATTAACGGGTAAAGGCCTTCGTACGCTCGTGCTAGAACGCGGGCGCGATGTTCGGCACGTAACCGATTATCCAACCACAAACAAACAACCCTGGGAGTTTGAGCACCGGAATCAGCTTAGGCAGGAGGTGCGGGAAGCCAATCCAATTATTAGCAAGTGTTACGCCTTTTACGAGGGAACCGAGCAGTTTTTCGTGAAAGATGCCGAACACCCTTACGTTCAGGATAAACCCTTCGACTGGATTCGGGGCTATCAGGTGGGTGGTAAATCACTAATGTGGGCACGGCAGACCCAACGGTGGAGTGACTTCGATTTTGAAGGACCTGCCCGTGATGGGTTTGCGGTTGACTGGCCCATTCGGTACGCTGACATTGCTCCCTGGTATAGTTACGTAGAGCGCTTTGCCGGTATTACGGGCAATAAAGATGGGTTGGCTACATTACCTGATGGCGAGTTTCTGCCGCCCCATGAGTGGAACTGCGTGGAGAAACATTTTCAGCAGAAAGTAGCGGCCAAGTACAAAGACCGGCATGTAATCATGGGTCGGGCAGCTCACCTGACGCAGCCGCAGCCGATCCATTTCCAGCAAGGACGGGCGCAATGCCAGCATCGTACCATTTGTGAGCGGGGTTGTCCGTTTGGTGGCTATTTTAGTAGTAACTCGTCAACCATACCCTGGGCGGCCAAAACGGGGAAAATGACCCTTCGGCCAAACTCGGTTGTGCACTCGATTATATACGATGAGAAGAAAGGCCGGGCTACGGGTGTGCGCGTAATTGATGCGAACACGAAACAGATGCAGGAGTTTTACGCCCGTATCATTTTCCTGAATGCTGCCGCGCTGAACTCAAACCTGGTACTCTTAAACTCAACCTCCAATCGCTTCCCGAATGGCTTGGGCAACGATAGCGGGATACTGGGTAAATATGCTGCCTTCCACAACTATCGGGCGGGTATTTCGGGTGAATACGATGGTAACCTCGACTCGACGACCGATGGCCGACGACCGAACAGCCCGTATATTCCCCGTTTCAGGAACGTGCTGAAGCAGGAAACGAACTTTTTGCGGGGCTACGCATCCGGTTTTTCTGCGGGCCGAATTTCGCGTTCCGACCAAAGTGGCGTAGGTGCTGATTTGAAGGAAAACCTGCTGAATCCGAAACTGGGTGGTTGGTATGTGGGTTCGCACATGATGGGAGAAACGATCCCGAAAGAAACCAACTACCTGGCGCTAGATCCCTCATTGAAAGATCCATTCGGCATTCCCCAGTTGAAAATCTCCATCGCTTACGACGATAACGACGATAAGATGGTGAAAGATTATCAGGAACAACTGACTGAAATGTTTACCGAAGCCGGGTTCAAGAATATCCGCGTACGCGATAGCCATGCTGCACCCGGCCTCGATATTCACGAAATGGGGGGCGTTCGGATGGGGAAAGATCCGAAAACGTCGATGCTCAATAAATGGAATCAACTTCATGCGGTAAAGAATGTATTCGTGACCGATGGGGCCTGCATGACCTCGACCAGCACCCAAAATCCATCGCTAACGTACATGGCTTTAACGGCCCGTGCTGCCGATTATGCCGTTAAGGCAATGAAGAAAGGGTTGGTGTAA
- a CDS encoding sorbosone dehydrogenase family protein: protein MTNSFFRIACLMASLVALDSQAETHHGKHPKALARTIKKADTPLELKLPAGFSGTMVAQDLGAARHIAITKTGDIYVKLAKLKDGKGIYRLRDTDKDGLIDEKTGFGDYPGTGIFIKNGYLYTSSNSGIYRYKLNDSQEVTNPDQPELLVSGLREKDRDKSKSIAVDNQGNIYVNIASDNDACREAGTGKGMMPCPLLDSAAGIWRFKTDVANQTFASGTRYATGLKNVVGLDWNPKTNSLFVLQHGRGKFDDFYPQYYTPQQSAELPAETMYEVHQGDDAGWPYIYYDPIQKKKILAPEYGGDGKKTGSAKTINPAVAFPAHMAPNGLLFYTGTAFPERYRNGAFVAFHSQNQPIHKGYLVGFVPFKNGKPAGPWEIFADNFSGIDLEKPSGPVQHRPCGLAQGPDGSIYVTDDLNGTLFRISYKSASKGQKMTASKK from the coding sequence ATGACTAACTCTTTTTTCAGGATTGCCTGTCTGATGGCTTCACTGGTGGCACTGGATAGCCAGGCCGAAACCCATCACGGCAAGCATCCAAAGGCGCTGGCACGTACGATAAAGAAGGCAGATACACCCTTAGAATTAAAGCTCCCGGCAGGTTTTTCGGGAACTATGGTTGCTCAGGATTTAGGAGCAGCCCGACACATTGCGATCACAAAAACCGGTGATATATATGTAAAACTGGCCAAGCTAAAGGACGGGAAAGGAATCTATCGACTTCGGGATACGGACAAAGATGGACTGATTGACGAGAAAACGGGCTTTGGTGATTACCCAGGAACGGGGATTTTTATCAAAAATGGCTATCTCTATACGTCGTCAAACTCAGGCATCTATCGCTATAAACTCAACGATAGTCAGGAGGTCACGAACCCAGATCAACCCGAACTGCTGGTGTCTGGATTGCGGGAAAAAGATCGGGATAAATCGAAGTCAATAGCCGTTGATAATCAGGGGAATATTTACGTCAATATCGCGTCGGACAATGATGCGTGCCGGGAAGCAGGAACGGGAAAAGGCATGATGCCCTGCCCACTCCTGGATTCGGCTGCGGGCATCTGGCGATTTAAAACCGATGTTGCCAATCAGACCTTTGCGAGTGGTACCCGGTATGCAACCGGCCTTAAAAATGTGGTAGGCCTGGACTGGAATCCGAAAACGAACTCCTTGTTTGTCCTGCAACATGGGCGTGGTAAATTCGATGATTTTTACCCGCAATATTACACCCCACAGCAAAGCGCTGAGTTACCTGCCGAAACCATGTATGAAGTGCATCAGGGCGACGATGCAGGCTGGCCGTATATTTATTACGATCCAATTCAGAAGAAGAAAATTCTGGCCCCTGAATATGGAGGTGATGGCAAAAAAACGGGTAGTGCTAAAACGATCAATCCGGCAGTGGCTTTTCCGGCCCATATGGCCCCAAACGGTTTGTTGTTCTATACAGGTACCGCCTTCCCAGAACGCTATCGGAATGGCGCTTTTGTCGCGTTTCACTCACAAAACCAACCGATTCACAAAGGATATTTAGTAGGATTTGTGCCGTTTAAAAACGGGAAACCAGCAGGCCCCTGGGAGATTTTTGCCGATAACTTTTCGGGTATCGACCTGGAAAAACCATCAGGCCCAGTGCAGCATCGCCCCTGCGGACTGGCTCAGGGCCCCGACGGTTCCATCTACGTGACCGACGATTTAAACGGTACGCTCTTCCGAATTAGCTACAAAAGCGCGTCAAAGGGTCAGAAAATGACGGCTTCGAAAAAGTAA